From a single Mycolicibacterium moriokaense genomic region:
- a CDS encoding class I SAM-dependent methyltransferase, producing MGAPVGQLTRGTTGYNRLRRSDRWLVHSPRVRAALLSTAEPLVIDLGYGALPVTTLELAERLRAVRGDVRVIGLEIHPDRVASAQAAGGEGVEFALGGFELAGRRPTLVRAFNVLRQYPVDAVAEAWSTMQRQLAPGGLIIDGTCDELGRLCCWVLLDADGPLSLTMACDPFAIERPSDLAERLPKVLIHHNVEGQPIHTLLTAADRAWATVAGHGVFGPRVRWRAMLDALRDRNFGGFPIDPPRRRMRDGVLTVPWPAVAPLPH from the coding sequence ATGGGCGCCCCTGTCGGACAGCTGACGCGGGGCACCACCGGGTACAACCGACTGCGCCGCAGCGACCGCTGGCTGGTGCATTCGCCACGGGTGCGCGCCGCGCTGCTGTCCACCGCCGAGCCGTTGGTCATCGACCTCGGCTACGGCGCGCTGCCGGTGACCACCCTCGAACTGGCCGAACGCCTGCGGGCCGTGCGCGGCGACGTGCGCGTCATCGGCCTCGAAATCCACCCCGACCGAGTGGCGTCGGCACAGGCCGCCGGCGGCGAAGGTGTCGAATTCGCCTTAGGTGGTTTCGAACTGGCCGGCCGACGGCCGACGCTGGTGCGGGCGTTCAACGTGTTGCGTCAGTATCCGGTCGACGCGGTGGCCGAGGCGTGGTCGACCATGCAGCGTCAGCTGGCTCCCGGCGGGCTGATCATCGACGGCACGTGCGACGAGCTCGGCCGACTGTGCTGTTGGGTGTTGCTCGACGCCGACGGTCCACTGAGCCTCACGATGGCCTGCGACCCGTTCGCCATTGAGCGCCCTTCCGACCTCGCCGAGCGGCTGCCGAAGGTGCTGATCCATCACAACGTCGAGGGTCAGCCGATTCACACGCTGCTGACGGCGGCCGACCGGGCGTGGGCCACCGTCGCAGGGCACGGTGTCTTCGGTCCGCGGGTTCGCTGGCGCGCAATGCTGGATGCACTGCGCGACAGGAATTTTGGGGGCTTCCCCATCGATCCCCCGCGGCGGCGAATGCGTGACGGCGTGCTTACGGTGCCGTGGCCAGCCGTGGCTCCGCTTCCGCACTGA
- a CDS encoding sodium:solute symporter family protein encodes MILLGVGISIAVVVLVGFLASKRIAGDSANFLVGGRMLPLVLVGGALMGSAVDTNATLGNTDLAAEFGFWAGACLPLGLALCLFFTGLFFAKPMNRMGLTSFPDYYRLRFGRVVEIAASVMLIVGFCILVAGNLVAGGFLFNYFLGIPYWLGTVIIAVLAVAYTGTGGLIADAYTAIIQMALVLVGAVGLLIWMASTHGIAIAEGMGPFDMGQMTDPAQGAVINWATLIALGIGDIVAIDFMQRVFAAKSPETARRACFGAATGVVAICVPFGLVVLSAKAFMPEELDGPILFVLLDKYAPLFLTIIVLCGLVGASMSTANGAILAISNVSVRNLGGVRRVHVPGQRDPLLWATRTAMVPMTLVSILIAIYVKQTGILLTLAFDLLLACLVVPFILGLVWRKGTSAAAIVSIVIGLAVRLVLFVMTPTMYGLENTILYIPNGLIDASFDGWPTFIAFAASLVTYVVIALLTPASPIRGLDIRLAEDVDDALAAVEVSEAEPVSAEAEPRLATAP; translated from the coding sequence ATGATTCTTCTCGGCGTAGGAATCAGCATCGCCGTCGTCGTGCTCGTCGGCTTCCTGGCTTCCAAGCGAATCGCCGGCGACAGCGCCAACTTCCTGGTCGGTGGCCGGATGCTGCCGCTCGTCTTGGTCGGCGGCGCGTTGATGGGTTCGGCCGTCGACACCAACGCCACGCTCGGCAACACCGACCTCGCTGCGGAGTTCGGGTTCTGGGCGGGTGCCTGCTTGCCGCTGGGGCTCGCGTTGTGTCTGTTCTTCACCGGCCTGTTCTTCGCCAAACCGATGAACCGGATGGGCCTGACGTCCTTCCCCGACTACTACCGACTGCGCTTCGGTCGGGTTGTCGAGATTGCTGCGTCGGTGATGCTGATCGTCGGGTTCTGCATCCTCGTCGCCGGAAACCTGGTGGCGGGCGGGTTCCTCTTCAACTACTTCCTCGGCATCCCTTACTGGCTGGGCACCGTCATCATCGCGGTGCTCGCGGTGGCCTACACGGGCACCGGCGGCCTGATCGCCGACGCGTACACCGCGATCATCCAGATGGCGTTGGTACTCGTCGGCGCCGTCGGCCTGCTCATCTGGATGGCCTCCACCCACGGCATCGCGATCGCCGAGGGCATGGGCCCCTTCGACATGGGCCAGATGACCGATCCCGCGCAGGGCGCAGTGATCAACTGGGCGACGCTCATCGCGCTCGGCATCGGCGACATCGTCGCCATCGACTTCATGCAGCGGGTGTTCGCCGCCAAGTCGCCGGAGACCGCACGCCGTGCGTGCTTCGGTGCGGCCACCGGCGTCGTGGCGATCTGCGTGCCGTTCGGCCTCGTCGTGCTCTCGGCGAAGGCGTTCATGCCCGAGGAACTCGACGGGCCGATCCTGTTCGTCCTGCTCGACAAGTACGCGCCACTGTTCCTGACCATCATCGTGCTGTGCGGCCTGGTCGGGGCCTCCATGAGCACCGCCAACGGGGCCATCCTCGCGATATCGAACGTTTCGGTGCGCAACCTGGGCGGCGTTCGGCGCGTTCATGTTCCGGGCCAGCGGGACCCGCTGCTGTGGGCCACCCGCACCGCGATGGTTCCGATGACGCTCGTCTCGATCCTGATCGCGATCTACGTCAAGCAGACCGGCATCCTGCTGACGCTCGCGTTCGATCTGCTGCTGGCGTGTCTGGTGGTGCCGTTCATCCTCGGATTGGTTTGGCGCAAGGGCACTTCCGCCGCGGCCATCGTCTCGATCGTGATCGGCCTCGCGGTGCGCCTGGTGCTGTTCGTGATGACGCCGACGATGTACGGCCTCGAGAACACGATCCTGTACATCCCCAACGGGCTGATCGATGCGTCGTTCGACGGATGGCCGACGTTCATCGCGTTCGCGGCGTCGTTGGTCACCTACGTGGTCATCGCGCTGCTGACGCCCGCTTCACCGATCCGGGGTCTGGACATCAGGCTGGCCGAGGACGTCGACGACGCGCTGGCCGCCGTCGAGGTGTCCGAGGCGGAGCCCGTCAGTGCGGAAGCGGAGCCACGGCTGGCCACGGCACCGTAA